One window from the genome of Natrinema caseinilyticum encodes:
- a CDS encoding ATP-binding protein — protein MTEHPTLAEFTTNETSDPRPASQPSTEETVTMTADERVATYLIEDQMADLTDAIREAVQNGIDSPGSSRVLVSISPERSLILDDGAGVDFESTEGRRNLSVLGAGSKQRSDDETIGEWGIGKGAIIAKGAVRIWSHDTALCFDYRDRRDSEPWADVSGRDGQLVDAEHHLEGMLVEIDHYEDEVPDPDSYRWRRYVRDLRKRFAYVQSRTGVSVVINGEPVDNGDPLETVTDSPHPSLTRETEDAILALEYTPHEGLDIYSNGLYVTTKREYGVGGIVVSKGNLTLNFARNDIQSGCDRWQRIDSALEQARDDLYTDVSDDRLTAESRGVMVEAMASDGGDASDEQWAHRKLFQLVTESRISLEEIQTAPKIGWVDGAQKGADKLVERGYVVLDTSDAATQRLRDLATDEDTSITMPKTFDVGEQAKSEGVWTGYHRIEDESQLNADQRRYLRFARVLARKLGIEREVYYGEASADAWTDGRTYIVITDSAVTSRQRAVWMHDLYLVVLHEAAHETSSRDRPSHGHHFESTFRSLVEDPGNRRSFAKLVQQVVDEGFQSVFKKYEATLRFG, from the coding sequence ATGACAGAACATCCGACGTTAGCAGAATTCACCACGAACGAGACAAGTGACCCGAGGCCGGCCAGTCAGCCATCGACGGAGGAGACCGTGACGATGACGGCTGACGAGCGGGTCGCAACGTACCTTATCGAAGATCAGATGGCGGATCTCACAGACGCAATCCGCGAAGCCGTCCAAAACGGCATCGACAGTCCGGGTTCATCCCGTGTCTTGGTTAGCATCTCGCCAGAGCGATCGCTCATCCTCGACGATGGGGCCGGCGTCGATTTCGAGTCGACCGAAGGACGACGCAACCTGTCGGTGCTGGGTGCGGGAAGCAAGCAGCGATCAGATGACGAGACGATCGGCGAGTGGGGCATCGGCAAGGGTGCGATCATCGCGAAGGGTGCTGTTCGTATCTGGAGTCATGACACCGCATTGTGTTTCGACTACCGGGATCGACGCGACTCTGAACCGTGGGCAGACGTCAGCGGGCGCGATGGCCAACTCGTGGACGCTGAGCATCATCTCGAGGGGATGCTCGTCGAGATCGATCACTACGAAGACGAAGTGCCGGACCCGGACAGCTACCGCTGGCGGCGCTACGTTCGCGATCTTCGCAAGCGCTTCGCGTACGTACAATCACGAACGGGCGTCTCGGTCGTGATCAACGGCGAACCGGTCGACAATGGCGACCCACTCGAGACGGTGACTGACTCACCACATCCATCGCTCACCCGTGAAACCGAGGATGCGATTCTCGCACTCGAGTACACGCCCCACGAGGGACTCGATATCTACAGCAATGGGCTGTATGTGACGACGAAACGTGAGTACGGAGTCGGCGGAATCGTCGTTTCGAAAGGGAATCTGACGCTGAACTTTGCCCGAAACGACATCCAGTCCGGCTGTGATCGGTGGCAGCGGATCGACAGCGCACTTGAGCAGGCACGTGACGACCTGTATACAGATGTCTCGGACGATCGGCTGACTGCCGAGAGTCGGGGGGTGATGGTTGAGGCAATGGCGTCCGACGGCGGTGATGCATCGGACGAGCAGTGGGCCCATCGCAAGCTGTTCCAGCTAGTAACGGAGTCCCGTATCAGCCTCGAGGAGATCCAGACGGCCCCGAAAATTGGGTGGGTCGACGGTGCCCAGAAAGGCGCGGACAAACTCGTCGAGCGTGGCTACGTCGTCCTCGATACGAGTGATGCGGCAACCCAGCGGCTTCGCGACCTCGCCACTGACGAAGACACATCGATAACGATGCCAAAGACGTTCGATGTTGGCGAGCAAGCAAAGTCAGAAGGTGTATGGACGGGCTACCATCGCATCGAGGACGAATCGCAGTTGAACGCTGATCAGCGGCGGTATCTTCGCTTCGCTCGAGTACTCGCAAGGAAGCTTGGGATTGAGCGAGAGGTGTACTACGGCGAGGCGAGTGCCGATGCCTGGACCGACGGCAGGACGTACATCGTGATCACCGACTCAGCCGTGACGAGTCGCCAGCGTGCAGTCTGGATGCACGATCTGTATCTCGTGGTGTTGCACGAGGCGGCTCACGAAACCTCGAGTCGTGATCGGCCTTCTCATGGGCATCACTTCGAGAGTACGTTTCGGTCGCTCGTTGAAGATCCAGGTAATCGACGTTCGTTCGCGAAGCTTGTCCAGCAGGTCGTCGACGAGGGGTTTCAGTCCGTGTTCAAGAAATACGAGGCCACACTGAGATTCGGGTGA
- a CDS encoding MarR family transcriptional regulator — protein sequence MKGYKRFNMANKNFDPSKQQRQVLDVFCDEYQVNPRRIRDNTGLERQRVNDALTALENAGWVEKRARGLYRLLYDGECYVEQVIRCEGNANE from the coding sequence ATGAAAGGATACAAACGATTCAACATGGCGAACAAGAATTTCGATCCGTCGAAACAACAGCGCCAGGTCCTCGATGTTTTCTGTGACGAGTATCAGGTAAACCCGCGGCGCATTCGTGATAATACTGGCCTCGAACGTCAACGTGTGAACGACGCACTCACTGCGCTCGAGAACGCCGGGTGGGTCGAAAAACGTGCTCGTGGCCTGTACCGATTATTGTACGATGGCGAGTGCTACGTTGAACAGGTCATCCGTTGCGAGGGGAACGCCAATGAATAG
- a CDS encoding ribbon-helix-helix protein, CopG family produces MGTTRVNFRIPDELVEKADVAAKITHKNRTEIVTEALRSYLDEIEDEDAFNEEIVELYLEDEIGFNVLKTFIGRQDAEAVRTSKAVLDQGEDLADELAGL; encoded by the coding sequence ATGGGAACGACTCGAGTAAACTTCCGGATTCCAGATGAATTAGTCGAGAAGGCCGATGTCGCAGCGAAGATTACTCACAAGAATAGGACAGAGATTGTGACTGAGGCACTTCGATCCTATCTAGACGAAATCGAAGACGAGGACGCGTTCAACGAAGAGATCGTCGAGCTATATCTTGAAGACGAGATCGGTTTTAATGTCCTCAAAACGTTTATTGGTCGCCAAGACGCCGAAGCGGTTCGCACCTCAAAAGCCGTTCTTGACCAAGGTGAGGATCTCGCCGACGAGCTTGCGGGGCTGTAG
- a CDS encoding IS630 family transposase (programmed frameshift), translated as MDHLDEISVEELQDALDNVEGKKPTQRLLAAIAYKNGVTQTELAEWYDVQRRTIYSWLTRLDTDESLEQAVTDAHRSGRKRKLSEKEQQEFEEAVHGSPKEVGVDAPAWTSALVQQYLNETYDVEYSIPSCRRLLKEAGLSYQKPRRTVAEAEADEQETFHEELKKKRREMDATIVCIGQTKKSVQVEPRAAWFPRGARPAVELSGQRDRTCLLGAITEDGDRFFSRFEEYVTAEHAKHFILALCKEFEENLVVVLDGAPYFQASAVTDLAARDDLAFVTLPAYSPELNPVEECWRQLQSALSNRFFDSLSELTTAIDTALDQLSIPKVSNYF; from the exons GTGGATCATCTCGACGAAATCTCTGTCGAGGAATTGCAAGATGCTCTCGACAACGTGGAGGGAAAGAAGCCGACACAACGGCTCTTAGCGGCAATAGCGTACAAAAACGGCGTTACACAGACTGAACTCGCCGAGTGGTACGACGTTCAGCGACGCACGATCTATAGCTGGCTCACGCGACTCGACACCGACGAGTCGCTTGAGCAGGCTGTAACTGATGCTCACCGATCTGGGAGAAAGCGAAAACTCTCAGAAAAAGAGCAACAAGAATTCGAAGAAGCTGTCCACGGCTCGCCCAAAGAAGTCGGGGTTGACGCGCCGGCGTGGACGTCGGCGCTCGTCCAGCAGTACCTCAACGAGACCTACGATGTCGAGTACTCAATCCCGAGTTGCCGGCGGTTGCTCAAAGAGGCAGGATTGAGCTATCAAAAACCACGCCGTACGGTCGCTGAAGCTGAGGCTGACGAACAAGAAACGTTCCACGAAGAACTCA AAAAAAAGCGGCGGGAGATGGACGCCACAATAGTCTGTATTGGTCAAACCAAGAAATCCGTGCAAGTTGAGCCGCGTGCCGCGTGGTTTCCGCGCGGCGCGCGGCCAGCCGTCGAATTGTCCGGGCAACGCGACCGGACGTGTCTCTTGGGTGCGATCACCGAGGACGGCGATCGCTTTTTCTCTCGATTCGAAGAGTACGTGACCGCCGAACATGCGAAACATTTCATTCTCGCGTTATGCAAAGAGTTCGAAGAGAACTTGGTCGTCGTGTTGGATGGAGCGCCGTATTTCCAGGCATCGGCCGTCACGGACCTCGCGGCCCGTGACGACCTCGCCTTCGTCACGTTACCAGCGTATTCACCGGAACTCAATCCAGTCGAAGAGTGCTGGAGACAGCTTCAATCAGCTCTTAGCAACCGATTCTTCGACTCACTTTCTGAGCTAACAACAGCGATCGATACCGCTCTTGATCAACTCTCTATTCCCAAAGTGAGCAACTATTTCTAA
- a CDS encoding IS6 family transposase, with product MEFVERGATPEPVMKLGIQLHLAGLSLSGTVSVLDSLGVERCRTTVHNWIQKANLQPADGVEPNHVAVDETVIQVNDQRYWLYAAVDPATNRLLHVRLYPTRTTALTEMFLAELKEKHLVDDALFLVDGAPWLQAACHRHGLRFQHVTHGNRNAVERVFKELKRRTKAFANHFRHAEPETAETWLQSFAVCWNQLI from the coding sequence ATAGAATTTGTGGAGCGAGGGGCGACACCCGAGCCTGTGATGAAGCTCGGTATCCAACTCCATTTGGCGGGATTGTCGCTGTCGGGTACCGTCTCAGTCCTCGACAGCCTGGGTGTCGAACGATGTCGCACCACCGTGCACAACTGGATTCAGAAGGCCAACCTACAGCCAGCAGACGGAGTCGAGCCGAATCACGTTGCGGTCGACGAGACGGTGATTCAGGTCAATGACCAGCGCTACTGGCTGTACGCGGCGGTCGATCCTGCCACCAACCGCCTGCTCCACGTGCGGCTCTATCCGACCAGAACCACTGCCTTGACCGAGATGTTCCTCGCGGAACTCAAAGAGAAACATCTCGTCGACGACGCACTCTTTCTGGTCGATGGAGCGCCCTGGTTGCAGGCAGCCTGTCACCGTCACGGGCTCCGATTTCAGCATGTTACCCACGGAAATCGGAACGCCGTCGAACGCGTCTTCAAAGAACTCAAACGCCGGACGAAAGCCTTTGCAAACCACTTCAGACACGCCGAACCAGAAACCGCAGAAACGTGGCTCCAATCGTTTGCAGTTTGCTGGAATCAGCTAATCTGA